The following are encoded in a window of Saccharothrix longispora genomic DNA:
- a CDS encoding carbohydrate ABC transporter permease, with the protein MTTTTPRRRRPGRVRWWTYLLLAAATVACLFPLYWMFIVATTDTATATRMPPEVVPGGNFLHLVGLVLETVPFLQALLNSLAVATAIGVGQAVLCALAGFAFAKLSFPGRNTLFLLVVLTMTVPTQLSVIPQYMIMSQLGWVDTLQALIVPGLASAFGIFWMRQHITATISDELVQAATIDGANTWQVFWRIAFPIVRPAAFVLGLFGFVTAWNDFLWPFIVLKSPERYTAQIAIKALQNSYDVDLGLAMSGSFLATIPLVVLFVIVGRRMVAGILEGAFKG; encoded by the coding sequence ATGACGACCACCACGCCGCGCCGCCGGCGACCCGGCCGGGTCCGGTGGTGGACCTACCTCCTGCTGGCCGCGGCCACCGTCGCCTGCCTGTTCCCGCTGTACTGGATGTTCATCGTCGCCACCACCGACACGGCCACCGCGACGAGGATGCCGCCGGAGGTCGTGCCCGGCGGCAACTTCCTCCACCTCGTGGGCCTGGTCCTGGAGACGGTGCCGTTCCTCCAGGCGCTGCTGAACAGCCTCGCCGTGGCCACCGCGATCGGCGTCGGCCAGGCGGTGCTGTGCGCGCTGGCCGGGTTCGCCTTCGCCAAGTTGAGCTTCCCCGGCCGCAACACCCTGTTCCTGCTCGTCGTGCTCACGATGACCGTGCCCACCCAGCTCTCGGTCATCCCGCAGTACATGATCATGTCCCAGCTCGGGTGGGTCGACACCCTCCAGGCCCTGATCGTGCCGGGACTGGCCAGCGCGTTCGGCATCTTCTGGATGCGCCAGCACATCACCGCCACCATCAGCGACGAGCTGGTGCAGGCCGCCACGATCGACGGCGCGAACACGTGGCAGGTGTTCTGGCGCATCGCCTTCCCGATCGTGCGCCCGGCCGCGTTCGTGCTCGGCCTGTTCGGCTTCGTGACCGCGTGGAACGACTTCCTCTGGCCGTTCATCGTGCTCAAGTCACCCGAGCGCTACACCGCCCAGATCGCCATCAAGGCCCTCCAGAACAGCTACGACGTCGACCTCGGGCTCGCCATGTCCGGCTCGTTCCTGGCCACCATCCCCCTCGTGGTCCTGTTCGTCATCGTCGGCCGCCGCATGGTCGCCGGAATCCTCGAAGGCGCCTTCAAGGGCTGA
- a CDS encoding glycoside hydrolase family 43 protein, whose protein sequence is MTSPKPEPPHYDNPVIPGFHPDPSACRVGEDYYLVCSSFEYFPGVPVFHSRDLVHWRQIGNVLDRPSQLPLPADAMASDGIYAPTIRHHDGRFWVITTNTSHGGNFTVTAERPEGPWSDPVWIDLPGIDPDLAWDEDGNCWSAFAGAHGADFFGVQVARIDPEAGKVLEGPLPAWEGTGLQWPEAPHLYRIGEWWYLLIAEGGTERGHTVAVARAPSPRGPWESAPTNPVLSHRSTNRPIQSTGHADLVGTPDGQWWMVLLATRPRGYSPGFHVLGRETFLTPVRWEDGWPRVGPVELRERAPGSPRPVEPAPRRDDFDAPELDPRWISPRSRPDGSWSLTERPGWLTLRATGPTLDRPGCTFVGRRQSHPESRTTVLLDPGTGRAGLSVRVDEAHHYDLEVSDGRVDVVARIGPVRQTTAGRPVPPGPVILEITTRHVRELPPDDAEPRGLHVAAPDYVGFHVNGEPLAEIDGRYLSTEVATGFTGRVIGMYATGGTAWFDWFDHGPHDAAEGP, encoded by the coding sequence ATGACGTCACCGAAACCCGAACCACCGCACTACGACAACCCCGTCATCCCCGGGTTCCACCCCGACCCCAGCGCGTGCCGGGTCGGGGAGGACTACTACCTGGTCTGCTCCAGCTTCGAGTACTTCCCGGGCGTGCCGGTCTTCCACAGCCGCGACCTGGTGCACTGGCGGCAGATCGGCAACGTCCTGGACCGCCCGTCGCAGCTCCCGCTGCCGGCCGACGCGATGGCCTCGGACGGCATCTACGCCCCCACGATCCGGCACCACGACGGCCGGTTCTGGGTGATCACCACGAACACCTCGCACGGCGGCAACTTCACCGTCACCGCCGAGCGGCCCGAGGGGCCCTGGTCCGACCCGGTGTGGATCGACCTGCCCGGCATCGACCCCGACCTGGCGTGGGACGAGGACGGCAACTGCTGGTCCGCCTTCGCCGGCGCCCACGGGGCCGACTTCTTCGGCGTGCAGGTCGCCCGCATCGATCCCGAGGCCGGGAAGGTGCTGGAAGGGCCGCTGCCCGCCTGGGAGGGGACCGGGTTGCAGTGGCCGGAGGCCCCGCACCTGTACCGGATCGGGGAGTGGTGGTACCTGCTGATCGCCGAGGGCGGCACGGAACGCGGCCACACCGTGGCCGTGGCGCGGGCGCCCTCACCGCGCGGACCGTGGGAGTCCGCGCCGACCAACCCGGTCCTGAGCCACCGCAGCACCAACCGCCCGATCCAGAGCACCGGTCACGCCGACCTGGTCGGCACCCCGGACGGCCAGTGGTGGATGGTCCTGCTCGCCACCAGGCCGCGCGGGTACAGCCCCGGGTTCCACGTCCTGGGCCGGGAAACCTTCCTCACCCCGGTGCGCTGGGAGGACGGTTGGCCGCGCGTCGGTCCGGTGGAGCTGCGGGAGCGGGCGCCGGGCAGCCCGCGCCCCGTGGAGCCCGCCCCGAGGCGCGACGACTTCGACGCGCCCGAGCTCGACCCGCGCTGGATCTCACCGCGGTCGCGCCCGGACGGGTCGTGGTCGCTGACCGAACGGCCGGGGTGGCTGACCCTGCGCGCCACCGGTCCCACGCTGGACCGGCCGGGTTGCACCTTCGTCGGCCGGCGCCAGTCGCACCCCGAGAGCCGCACCACCGTCCTGCTGGACCCGGGAACCGGTCGCGCGGGCCTGTCGGTGCGCGTGGACGAGGCCCACCACTACGACCTGGAGGTCTCCGACGGCAGGGTCGACGTCGTCGCCCGCATCGGGCCCGTGCGCCAGACCACGGCCGGCCGGCCCGTGCCGCCGGGGCCGGTCATCCTGGAGATCACCACCCGGCACGTCCGGGAACTCCCACCGGACGACGCGGAGCCGAGGGGTCTCCACGTCGCCGCGCCGGACTACGTCGGCTTCCACGTCAACGGGGAGCCGCTCGCCGAGATCGATGGGCGGTACCTGTCCACGGAGGTCGCCACGGGTTTCACGGGCCGGGTGATCGGCATGTACGCGACGGGGGGCACCGCGTGGTTCGACTGGTTCGACCACGGCCCGCACGACGCCGCGGAAGGCCCGTGA
- a CDS encoding cellulose-binding domain-containing protein, whose translation MHRIDSPTRRTAAVGLAVALTATAAALAGVGSASAAVGCRVDYAIASEWPGGFGANAVVTNLGDPVSGWRLSWTFSGDERITQSWNGSHTQSGTQVTATNAAWNGNVATGGTVSFGFNATSGARPTPPAGFTLNGVACTGSATPTSTSTTTTTTTTTTTSPPSRPAVENNFPVTREGAYGDNRYTVFRPSNPQAVGRTMPVLAFGNGACAHTDNREVTQALTFIASKGFVVVDTGSVNGSPNGVPSGSPIPSLLTDAIGWAEREQVRTGSPLAQRLDLTRVATAGHSCGGLEALIAAQDPRVSAVVSLDSGLFADGAFGYSRSELRKLHSPALFMDGGPSDIAYENTQANYDLVTVPAVLARHPQAGHVGFITGSQMTDGMTTVVQFLDMVLNGNQTARTYVLSPSGLAAKYPWTVARKNF comes from the coding sequence GTGCACAGAATCGATTCACCAACCCGGCGGACCGCGGCGGTCGGCCTCGCCGTGGCGCTGACCGCGACGGCGGCGGCGCTGGCCGGGGTCGGCTCCGCGTCGGCCGCGGTCGGCTGCCGGGTCGACTACGCGATCGCCTCGGAGTGGCCCGGCGGGTTCGGCGCGAACGCGGTCGTGACCAACCTGGGCGACCCGGTGAGCGGGTGGCGGCTGTCGTGGACGTTCTCCGGCGACGAGCGCATCACCCAGTCGTGGAACGGGTCGCACACCCAGTCCGGTACCCAGGTGACGGCGACCAACGCGGCGTGGAACGGCAACGTCGCCACCGGCGGGACGGTCTCGTTCGGCTTCAACGCCACCTCCGGCGCCCGTCCGACACCCCCTGCGGGGTTCACGCTCAACGGCGTGGCGTGCACCGGCTCCGCCACGCCGACCAGCACCAGCACGACCACCACCACGACGACGACCACCACGACGTCGCCGCCGAGCCGCCCCGCCGTGGAGAACAACTTCCCGGTCACCCGCGAGGGCGCCTACGGCGACAACCGCTACACGGTCTTCCGCCCCTCGAACCCGCAGGCCGTCGGCCGCACGATGCCGGTGCTGGCGTTCGGCAACGGCGCGTGCGCGCACACGGACAACAGGGAGGTCACCCAGGCGCTGACGTTCATCGCGTCGAAGGGGTTCGTCGTGGTCGACACCGGCTCGGTCAACGGCTCCCCCAACGGCGTGCCCAGCGGTTCGCCGATCCCGTCGCTGCTGACCGACGCGATCGGCTGGGCCGAGCGCGAGCAGGTCCGCACCGGCTCGCCGCTGGCGCAGCGGCTCGACCTGACCAGGGTCGCCACGGCCGGCCACTCGTGCGGCGGCCTGGAGGCCCTCATCGCCGCCCAGGACCCCCGCGTCTCCGCCGTGGTCTCGCTGGACAGCGGTCTGTTCGCCGACGGGGCCTTCGGTTACTCGCGGTCCGAGCTGCGCAAGCTGCACTCGCCGGCCCTGTTCATGGACGGCGGTCCCTCCGACATCGCCTATGAGAACACCCAGGCCAACTACGACCTGGTCACCGTGCCCGCCGTGCTGGCGAGGCACCCGCAGGCCGGGCACGTCGGGTTCATCACCGGCAGCCAGATGACCGACGGCATGACGACGGTCGTCCAGTTCCTCGACATGGTCCTCAACGGCAACCAGACCGCCCGGACCTACGTCCTCAGCCCGTCGGGGCTGGCCGCCAAGTACCCGTGGACGGTGGCCAGGAAGAACTTCTGA
- a CDS encoding ABC transporter substrate-binding protein, translating to MTFRPPLLLLAAAFALATACTPGGGGGGGGGDDKTFDFWSFSAINQKLTVDAYQAKHPDIQIKLTEVGTSTETAQSLTTALAGGKVPDLVLIQGDNLPQFVEQPQNFVDLRTLGADDIKGDYLDWVWKQSVAKGGEVLGVPTDVGGMAVAYRTDLFAAAGLPTDRESVSALWPTWDAFIETGKRYKQATGKAFTDNAATSVFYQAVNQVSEKYYSEDRKLVYADNPQVKAAFDLGIKAATAGITAGQSSFESAWSAGMAQGQYAAVSAPSWMLNSIRSTAPDTKGKWDIATIPGGSGNWGGSYLAIPKRAKNPQAAWNYIKEMQSPQGQLEHFTRVGALPSTPSVYQDAGLVDAKDPFFTDAPTGKIYTDSLLGLKPFYIGPDSAAIGQEFLNAITNVEQSGGNPDTAWDDAVRNIKTAIGE from the coding sequence GTGACCTTCCGCCCGCCCCTGTTGCTACTCGCCGCGGCCTTCGCCCTGGCCACCGCCTGCACGCCCGGTGGGGGTGGCGGCGGCGGGGGAGGGGATGACAAGACGTTCGACTTCTGGTCCTTCTCCGCCATCAACCAGAAGCTGACCGTGGACGCGTACCAGGCGAAGCACCCGGACATCCAGATCAAGCTGACCGAGGTGGGGACCTCGACCGAGACCGCCCAGTCGCTGACGACCGCGCTGGCCGGCGGGAAGGTGCCGGACCTGGTGCTGATCCAGGGCGACAACCTGCCGCAGTTCGTGGAGCAGCCGCAGAACTTCGTGGACCTGCGGACGCTGGGCGCCGACGACATCAAGGGCGACTACCTGGACTGGGTGTGGAAGCAGAGCGTCGCCAAGGGTGGCGAGGTGCTGGGCGTCCCCACCGACGTGGGCGGCATGGCCGTGGCCTACCGGACCGACCTGTTCGCCGCGGCCGGGCTGCCCACCGACCGGGAGTCCGTGAGCGCCCTGTGGCCGACCTGGGACGCGTTCATCGAGACCGGGAAGCGCTACAAGCAGGCCACCGGCAAGGCGTTCACCGACAACGCGGCGACCAGCGTGTTCTACCAGGCGGTCAACCAGGTGTCGGAGAAGTACTACAGCGAGGACCGCAAGCTGGTCTACGCGGACAACCCCCAGGTCAAGGCGGCGTTCGACCTCGGCATCAAGGCGGCCACCGCCGGGATCACCGCCGGGCAGTCCTCGTTCGAGAGCGCGTGGAGCGCCGGCATGGCGCAGGGGCAGTACGCGGCCGTGTCCGCGCCCTCGTGGATGCTCAACAGCATCCGCAGCACCGCGCCCGACACCAAGGGCAAGTGGGACATCGCGACGATCCCCGGTGGGTCCGGCAACTGGGGCGGCAGCTACCTGGCCATCCCCAAGCGCGCGAAGAACCCCCAGGCCGCCTGGAACTACATCAAGGAGATGCAGTCGCCCCAGGGGCAGCTGGAGCACTTCACCCGCGTCGGCGCGCTGCCCTCCACCCCCTCGGTCTACCAGGACGCCGGGCTCGTCGACGCGAAGGACCCGTTCTTCACCGACGCCCCGACCGGCAAGATCTACACCGACTCGCTGCTCGGGCTCAAGCCGTTCTACATCGGCCCCGACAGCGCGGCGATCGGGCAGGAGTTCCTCAACGCCATCACCAACGTCGAGCAGAGCGGCGGCAACCCGGACACGGCGTGGGACGACGCGGTGCGCAACATCAAGACCGCCATCGGCGAGTGA
- a CDS encoding endo-1,4-beta-xylanase: MKLTAKSVSRVALVSTLVAAAAGAAVLVATPASGAASTLAAAAQQSGRYFGTAVAANKLSDSTYVNILNREFDMVTAENEMKMDATEPSQGQFSYGNADRIVNQARNQGKRVRGHALAWHSQQPGWMQNMSGSALRQAMLNHVTQVATYYRGKIYAWDVVNEAFADGSSGGRRDSNLQRTGNDWIEAAFRAARAADPNAKLCYNDYNTDNWSHAKTQGVYRMVQDFKSRGVPIDCVGFQAHFNSGNPVPSNYHTTLQNFAALGVDVQITELDIEGSGSTQAQQYQGVVQACLAVARCTGITVWGIRDTDSWRASGTPLLFDGSGNKKAAYTSVLNALNAADPTGPTTTDPTGPTTTTTTSQNPGGGCTATYSEGQKWNDRFNGQVTVSGTNNWVVTVTVSSPQRIIATWNTTATWESANVMTARPNGNGNTFGFTIQHGGNWNWPTISCRVG, encoded by the coding sequence ATGAAGCTGACAGCGAAGTCGGTCTCACGAGTCGCTCTCGTGTCCACCCTGGTGGCCGCAGCCGCGGGTGCCGCGGTCCTGGTCGCGACACCAGCCAGCGGCGCCGCCTCGACGCTCGCCGCGGCGGCGCAGCAGAGCGGCCGGTACTTCGGCACGGCCGTGGCGGCGAACAAGCTCTCGGACTCGACCTACGTGAACATCCTGAACCGGGAGTTCGACATGGTCACGGCCGAGAACGAGATGAAGATGGACGCGACCGAGCCGAGCCAGGGGCAGTTCAGCTACGGCAACGCGGACCGGATCGTGAACCAGGCGCGCAACCAGGGCAAGCGGGTGCGGGGTCACGCGTTGGCGTGGCACTCGCAGCAGCCGGGCTGGATGCAGAACATGTCGGGTTCGGCGTTGCGGCAGGCGATGCTCAACCACGTCACGCAGGTGGCGACGTACTACCGGGGCAAGATCTACGCCTGGGACGTGGTGAACGAGGCGTTCGCCGACGGTAGTTCCGGTGGGCGTCGTGACTCGAACCTGCAGCGCACCGGCAACGACTGGATCGAGGCGGCGTTCCGGGCGGCGCGGGCGGCGGACCCGAACGCGAAGCTGTGCTACAACGACTACAACACCGACAACTGGTCGCACGCCAAGACGCAGGGCGTGTACCGGATGGTGCAGGACTTCAAGTCGCGCGGGGTGCCGATCGACTGCGTGGGGTTCCAGGCGCACTTCAACAGCGGCAACCCGGTGCCGTCGAACTACCACACCACCCTGCAGAACTTCGCCGCGCTGGGCGTGGACGTGCAGATCACCGAGCTGGACATCGAGGGCTCCGGCTCGACCCAGGCCCAGCAGTACCAGGGTGTCGTGCAGGCGTGCCTGGCCGTGGCCCGCTGCACGGGCATCACGGTGTGGGGCATCCGCGACACCGACTCCTGGCGCGCGAGCGGCACCCCGCTGCTCTTCGACGGCAGCGGCAACAAGAAGGCCGCCTACACCTCGGTCCTCAACGCCCTCAACGCGGCCGACCCGACGGGCCCGACGACCACCGACCCGACCGGTCCCACCACTACCACCACCACCTCGCAGAACCCGGGTGGCGGCTGCACCGCGACGTACTCCGAGGGCCAGAAGTGGAATGACCGCTTCAACGGTCAGGTCACCGTTTCGGGGACCAACAACTGGGTCGTCACGGTCACCGTCAGCTCCCCGCAGCGGATCATCGCCACCTGGAACACCACCGCCACGTGGGAATCGGCCAACGTCATGACCGCGCGCCCCAACGGCAACGGCAACACGTTCGGCTTCACCATCCAGCACGGCGGCAACTGGAACTGGCCCACCATCTCCTGCCGGGTCGGCTGA
- a CDS encoding carbohydrate ABC transporter permease has protein sequence MTAVTATLTPAPSAALPPPASPKGRRLGERLSAYAYIAPFFVLFAVFGLFPFAFTFYVALFDWNPIGDQVFIGADNFTRMFADPRFWNAAGNTVSIWFLSTVPQLLLALVLAHVLNHARLRFALFFRMSMLIPYVTSVAATAIVFAQLFDRDYGLLNWLLGLVGVEPVDFVQSTWGSHLLIATMVVWRWFGYTTLLYLASLQSVPRAVFEAAAIDGAGPWQRFRHITVPSLRPVIIFTVVTSTIGGLQIFTEPLLIASGAPLTCGAVRQCQTLTLFLYEQGFGQFEFGYGSAIGVALFAMVVVIAAVNYLLSTRIKADR, from the coding sequence GTGACCGCCGTGACCGCCACGCTCACCCCCGCGCCTTCGGCGGCACTGCCGCCGCCCGCCTCCCCGAAGGGGCGGCGACTGGGCGAGCGCCTGTCGGCCTACGCCTACATCGCGCCGTTCTTCGTGCTCTTCGCGGTGTTCGGGCTGTTCCCGTTCGCCTTCACCTTCTACGTGGCGCTGTTCGACTGGAACCCCATCGGGGACCAGGTGTTCATCGGCGCGGACAACTTCACCCGCATGTTCGCCGACCCCCGGTTCTGGAACGCCGCGGGCAACACGGTGAGCATCTGGTTCCTGTCCACCGTGCCGCAACTGCTGCTGGCCCTCGTGCTGGCTCACGTGCTCAACCACGCCCGGTTGCGGTTCGCCCTGTTCTTCCGGATGTCGATGCTCATCCCGTACGTGACCTCGGTGGCGGCCACCGCGATCGTGTTCGCGCAGCTGTTCGACCGCGACTACGGGCTGCTCAACTGGCTGCTCGGGCTGGTCGGTGTCGAGCCGGTCGACTTCGTCCAGTCCACCTGGGGCAGTCACCTGCTCATCGCGACGATGGTGGTCTGGCGGTGGTTCGGCTACACCACCCTGCTCTACCTCGCCTCACTGCAATCGGTTCCCCGCGCGGTGTTCGAGGCCGCGGCCATCGACGGCGCCGGGCCGTGGCAGCGGTTCCGCCACATCACCGTGCCCTCGCTGCGCCCGGTGATCATCTTCACGGTGGTCACCTCCACCATCGGCGGCCTCCAGATCTTCACCGAACCCCTGCTGATCGCCTCGGGCGCGCCGTTGACCTGCGGGGCGGTGCGGCAGTGCCAGACGCTCACGCTGTTCCTCTACGAGCAGGGCTTCGGGCAGTTCGAGTTCGGCTACGGCTCCGCGATCGGAGTCGCCCTGTTCGCCATGGTCGTGGTGATCGCCGCGGTCAACTACCTGCTGTCCACGCGGATCAAGGCGGACCGATGA